The proteins below come from a single Mesobacillus jeotgali genomic window:
- a CDS encoding cation diffusion facilitator family transporter has translation MGHGHSHAHGHSHGHGNANNKKALFLSFIIITTYMIVEVIGGIITNSLALLSDAGHMLSDAAALGLSLTAIKLGERKATIGKTFGYKRFEIIAAALNGVTLILISLYIFYEAYQRFLNPPEVKSLGMLTISIIGLMVNIIAAWLLMKGDKDENLNVRSAFLHVIGDMLGSVGAISAALLIYFFDWGIADPIASVIVSILIIISGWRVTKDSFHILMEGTPSHIDYEQVKSSLHAIPYVQDVHDLHVWSITSGVLVLSCHITIQDNGNHDVILHAAQAILHDEFGIDHSTIQTEKLEFGCPTQHGTCN, from the coding sequence ATGGGACACGGACATTCACACGCTCATGGACATAGTCATGGCCATGGGAATGCAAATAATAAAAAAGCACTGTTCCTTTCGTTTATTATTATTACGACGTACATGATTGTGGAAGTGATCGGCGGTATCATTACAAATAGTCTTGCCCTATTATCAGATGCAGGACATATGTTGAGTGACGCTGCAGCATTAGGATTAAGCTTAACGGCCATCAAACTTGGAGAACGAAAGGCGACGATAGGGAAAACATTTGGTTATAAAAGGTTTGAAATCATTGCAGCTGCACTTAACGGTGTCACATTAATATTGATTTCACTCTATATATTTTATGAAGCATATCAAAGGTTCCTTAACCCTCCAGAGGTAAAAAGCCTTGGTATGCTAACAATATCTATCATCGGGTTGATGGTCAATATCATAGCGGCATGGTTATTGATGAAAGGTGATAAAGACGAAAATTTAAATGTCAGAAGTGCTTTTTTACATGTTATAGGGGATATGCTTGGGTCGGTCGGTGCCATTTCGGCTGCATTGCTTATTTACTTTTTCGACTGGGGCATTGCCGACCCGATTGCGAGTGTGATCGTTTCGATATTGATCATCATCAGCGGCTGGAGAGTGACCAAGGATTCTTTCCACATCCTGATGGAAGGCACCCCAAGCCATATCGATTATGAGCAAGTGAAATCATCGCTGCATGCAATTCCCTATGTTCAAGACGTACATGATCTGCATGTTTGGTCCATTACTTCTGGGGTTCTTGTATTAAGCTGTCATATAACCATCCAGGATAATGGGAACCATGATGTCATTCTCCATGCAGCACAGGCGATTCTCCATGACGAGTTCGGAATTGATCATAGTACCATCCAAACGGAGAAATTGGAATTTGGTTGTCCTACTCAGCATGGGACTTGTAACTAA
- a CDS encoding class I SAM-dependent methyltransferase — MNNNWNRFIYKIWSPIYDYFFNSGLFLEARKRVFQDIEFKAGESVLFVGVGTGADIDQVPYNSLKVTAIDFSEDMLNQARKKYEGEKIEFIQMDAQSMNLPDNTFDYVIGSLILTVVPDGKKALDEMTRVTKYGGQIVVFDKFVDGKKELSLSKRLIRPLIRLLGTDIGLSFESIANETKSIRLLERKKSLFNGMYQKIVLMKV; from the coding sequence ATGAATAATAATTGGAATCGATTCATCTATAAAATTTGGTCCCCCATCTACGATTACTTTTTTAATTCCGGACTATTTTTAGAAGCAAGAAAACGAGTTTTTCAAGATATAGAGTTTAAAGCAGGAGAATCCGTACTTTTCGTAGGGGTTGGCACAGGGGCGGATATCGATCAAGTCCCTTATAACAGCCTCAAGGTAACAGCCATAGACTTTTCAGAAGACATGCTAAATCAAGCAAGAAAGAAGTACGAAGGCGAAAAAATTGAATTTATACAAATGGATGCTCAAAGCATGAACCTGCCAGACAATACGTTTGATTATGTCATTGGCAGCTTGATATTAACTGTCGTTCCCGATGGCAAAAAAGCCCTTGATGAAATGACCCGTGTTACGAAATATGGTGGACAGATTGTTGTTTTTGATAAATTTGTTGACGGTAAGAAAGAACTTTCATTATCGAAAAGATTAATTCGACCATTGATTAGACTATTAGGTACAGATATTGGTTTATCCTTTGAGTCCATCGCGAATGAAACGAAGAGTATAAGACTATTAGAGAGAAAAAAATCATTATTCAATGGTATGTACCAAAAAATAGTTTTAATGAAAGTTTAA
- a CDS encoding copper resistance protein CopC — protein MKKIWVIAILILISFNLKIEVFAHSYTKESNPAEGEIVKEPLDMIDITFETEIETIGELFLTHNNETYQVENITIEEDKLIGKLDKPLENGEYKATWKIVGEDGHPLEGTISFTVQVPDQTQTEASNREDETENQTEDSEQEGQEQNKEDDTLSQDEQNKQEGVGNSNFQKWFLPAAALTILIMALFIFRKGKK, from the coding sequence ATGAAAAAGATCTGGGTTATAGCAATCCTTATTCTTATTAGCTTTAATTTAAAAATTGAGGTCTTTGCCCATTCTTATACAAAAGAATCGAATCCTGCAGAAGGGGAGATTGTAAAGGAACCGCTTGATATGATAGACATCACCTTTGAAACAGAAATTGAAACAATTGGTGAGCTATTCTTAACACATAATAACGAGACATACCAAGTTGAAAATATTACGATTGAGGAAGATAAATTAATTGGGAAATTGGATAAGCCATTAGAAAATGGCGAGTATAAGGCGACTTGGAAAATAGTTGGAGAAGATGGTCATCCTCTGGAGGGAACCATTTCTTTTACCGTTCAAGTACCTGATCAAACTCAAACTGAAGCTTCTAACAGAGAAGATGAAACCGAGAACCAAACTGAAGACTCAGAGCAGGAGGGTCAGGAGCAAAACAAGGAAGATGACACTTTGTCCCAAGACGAACAAAATAAACAAGAGGGAGTGGGAAATTCAAATTTCCAAAAGTGGTTTTTGCCTGCAGCAGCCTTAACCATACTAATTATGGCACTCTTTATTTTCAGAAAGGGTAAAAAATGA
- a CDS encoding ArsR/SmtB family transcription factor, with product MKEIDVCQVACVDQERVDRVKAILKPDETKDVAKIFKALSDETRMKIAYSLYLEDELCVCDVGNIVGASTATASHHLRLLKNMGLAKYRKEGKLVFYSLTDEHVKQLISIAFEHQKELSTLD from the coding sequence TTGAAGGAAATCGATGTATGTCAAGTGGCATGTGTGGATCAAGAAAGGGTTGATCGGGTAAAAGCCATCCTAAAACCTGATGAAACAAAGGATGTGGCCAAGATATTCAAAGCCCTTTCAGATGAAACAAGGATGAAAATTGCCTACTCCCTTTATTTGGAGGATGAGCTTTGTGTATGTGATGTTGGCAATATTGTAGGGGCTTCAACTGCAACTGCATCGCATCACTTGCGTTTACTTAAAAATATGGGTTTGGCAAAGTACAGGAAAGAAGGGAAATTGGTTTTTTATTCTCTTACGGATGAACATGTAAAACAATTGATTAGTATTGCATTTGAACATCAAAAGGAGTTGAGTACCCTTGACTGA
- a CDS encoding FixH family protein, with product MKSFIMIIFASVFFILGGCAQESNKESLLEMVDVEIILPEVIKKGETVALKARITQGKENVNDADSVQFEIWKEGQETHEKLEAKNSESGIYAIQKSFSEAGKYTIIAHVTARGMHNMPKMDFIVE from the coding sequence ATGAAATCATTTATAATGATAATATTTGCTTCTGTATTTTTTATATTGGGTGGGTGTGCACAGGAAAGTAACAAGGAATCCCTACTCGAAATGGTTGATGTTGAAATTATTCTGCCTGAAGTAATAAAAAAAGGGGAAACTGTAGCATTGAAAGCCCGAATTACTCAGGGAAAAGAAAATGTGAATGATGCTGACTCTGTACAATTTGAGATTTGGAAAGAAGGCCAGGAAACTCATGAAAAGCTAGAGGCTAAAAATAGTGAATCTGGAATCTATGCCATCCAAAAGTCTTTTTCCGAAGCAGGAAAATATACTATTATCGCGCATGTAACTGCTAGAGGGATGCACAACATGCCCAAAATGGATTTTATAGTTGAGTAG
- a CDS encoding LTA synthase family protein — protein sequence MKKTLYNKYLGFFFLAVTLLWIKTYLAQLTQFSLGIEGELQKFLLFLNPLGSIILILSLAFLLKGRKKYYGVIGLSFIMSFLLYANVLYYRFFNDYITLPTITQAQNFGDVSGSIGSLLRGYDILFFMDLAVLLALFLSGTIKPDNSKTGKRLPVAVVSIALGVSFFNLALAEKDRPQLLTRGFDRNYIVKYLGMYNYTLYDAVVSTKASAQRVLADSDDLTEVINFTKSNHARPNPEYFGAGKGMNVIYFHLESMQNFLIDYKMNGEEVTPFLNSLKRDPNTLYFNNFFHQTAQGKTSDAEFILENSLYGLPQGSAFTTKSLNTYQAAPAILGQQGYTSAVFHSNGGSFWNRNEVYKSFGYNKFFDSSYYEMQNEKNLTDYGLMDKPFYQQSIPLLESLQQPFYAKFIPVTHHFPYKIDDSEATIPPNTTGDPTVDGYFQTARYADEALEQFFNYLKESGLYDNSIIVMYGDHYGNSENRNKAMGEVIGKEITPFENAGLQRVPLFIRVPGIEGGINSEYGGQIDLLPTLLHLLGKDTKNYVQFGTDLLSEEHDELVPFRNGDFVSPSLTFVDGKVYDSATGAEVEDDASLQLAKKYQKAAEGKLLLSDSVINGDLLRFYTPADFIPVDRSRYNYEKIYPNE from the coding sequence ATGAAAAAAACACTTTATAATAAATATTTAGGATTCTTCTTTTTAGCGGTTACTCTTCTTTGGATTAAAACATACCTTGCTCAACTGACACAGTTCAGCTTGGGAATTGAAGGTGAGTTGCAAAAGTTTTTGCTATTCCTGAATCCCTTAGGATCTATAATCCTTATATTGTCCCTAGCCTTCTTGTTAAAGGGAAGAAAAAAATACTATGGCGTTATTGGTCTATCCTTTATTATGTCTTTCCTATTGTATGCTAATGTTCTTTACTACCGATTTTTTAATGATTACATTACGTTGCCTACAATCACTCAGGCTCAAAATTTTGGAGATGTCAGCGGCAGTATCGGCTCACTGTTAAGAGGTTATGATATCTTGTTTTTTATGGATTTAGCAGTGCTTTTAGCATTGTTTTTATCCGGAACGATAAAACCTGACAACTCAAAGACTGGTAAAAGGTTACCAGTCGCTGTCGTATCTATTGCGTTAGGCGTATCATTTTTCAATCTTGCCCTAGCGGAAAAGGATCGACCTCAATTATTGACGAGAGGGTTCGACCGTAATTATATAGTGAAGTATTTAGGTATGTATAACTATACGCTATATGATGCTGTCGTTAGCACTAAAGCATCCGCACAACGGGTCCTTGCGGATAGCGATGATCTTACAGAGGTAATCAACTTTACGAAATCGAACCATGCTAGGCCAAACCCTGAATATTTTGGAGCCGGAAAAGGGATGAATGTCATCTACTTTCATCTGGAGTCAATGCAGAATTTTTTGATAGACTACAAGATGAACGGTGAGGAAGTAACGCCGTTCCTAAATTCGTTAAAGCGAGATCCAAATACTCTTTATTTTAATAACTTTTTTCACCAAACGGCACAGGGAAAAACCTCGGATGCAGAATTCATCCTTGAGAATTCGCTTTATGGTTTGCCACAAGGCTCTGCTTTTACAACGAAGAGTTTAAATACGTACCAAGCAGCCCCTGCTATTTTAGGGCAGCAAGGTTATACGTCAGCAGTGTTCCATTCAAATGGCGGAAGCTTTTGGAATAGGAATGAAGTTTATAAATCATTTGGTTACAATAAGTTTTTTGATTCTAGCTATTACGAGATGCAAAATGAAAAAAATCTAACTGATTACGGATTAATGGATAAGCCATTTTATCAGCAATCCATTCCGTTATTGGAGTCGTTGCAGCAACCGTTTTATGCGAAATTCATTCCAGTCACCCATCATTTTCCTTACAAAATTGATGACTCTGAGGCAACGATTCCACCAAACACAACGGGCGATCCAACAGTTGATGGTTATTTCCAAACGGCACGATATGCAGATGAAGCACTAGAGCAGTTCTTTAATTATTTAAAGGAATCGGGTTTATACGATAATTCCATCATCGTTATGTATGGAGATCATTATGGGAATTCAGAGAATCGTAATAAGGCAATGGGCGAGGTAATCGGCAAGGAGATTACTCCTTTTGAAAATGCAGGTTTGCAGCGAGTTCCTCTTTTCATTCGGGTTCCAGGAATTGAAGGTGGGATAAATAGTGAATACGGAGGACAAATCGATCTCCTGCCAACTCTACTTCATTTGCTCGGCAAAGATACCAAAAATTATGTACAGTTTGGTACAGATCTTTTATCGGAGGAACATGATGAACTTGTCCCATTTCGAAATGGAGATTTTGTCAGTCCATCATTAACATTCGTGGATGGAAAAGTATACGATTCTGCCACTGGAGCAGAAGTTGAGGATGATGCTAGCCTGCAATTAGCAAAAAAATATCAGAAAGCGGCAGAAGGTAAACTCCTGTTATCTGACAGCGTCATTAATGGGGATTTGCTCCGATTTTATACACCTGCCGATTTCATTCCGGTAGATCGGTCGCGTTATAATTACGAAAAGATTTATCCGAACGAGTAA
- a CDS encoding cation diffusion facilitator family transporter, whose translation MGNSTVKTGEKGAWISISAYIFLAAFKLIMANLGNSEALKADGLNNFTDVFASVAILIGLKISKKPADENHKYGHSRAETISSLIASFIMFFVGVQVVMDSFQKFYKPGEGQPELFTSFVALISAIAMFYVYRINIKLSKEIGSKALYSAAQDNKSDALVSIGTAVGIIGAFFGLGWLDPLTAAFVGLIICHTAWDIFKNAAHDLTDGFEVQTLKEFEDTINDTPGVKFTKDIKARLYGNQTAVDATIFVDSNLSIIQGHAISELVEQRLFEYHKIGHVHIHIEPI comes from the coding sequence ATGGGGAACTCTACTGTAAAAACTGGTGAAAAAGGCGCCTGGATCAGCATTTCTGCCTATATTTTTTTGGCTGCATTCAAGTTGATCATGGCAAACCTGGGGAATTCTGAAGCACTTAAAGCGGATGGTCTGAATAATTTTACTGATGTGTTTGCTTCCGTAGCCATTTTAATCGGATTAAAAATTTCAAAAAAGCCAGCTGATGAAAACCACAAATATGGTCACTCCAGGGCAGAAACCATTTCGTCCCTGATCGCTTCGTTCATCATGTTTTTTGTAGGGGTCCAAGTTGTAATGGATTCCTTCCAGAAATTCTACAAACCAGGTGAGGGCCAGCCGGAGCTTTTTACCTCATTCGTCGCCTTGATCAGTGCTATAGCCATGTTTTATGTATATAGGATAAATATCAAGCTATCCAAGGAAATCGGAAGCAAAGCCTTGTATTCAGCGGCACAGGATAATAAATCTGACGCCTTAGTCAGCATAGGAACGGCAGTAGGAATCATCGGTGCTTTTTTCGGCCTTGGATGGCTTGATCCGCTAACAGCCGCCTTTGTTGGTTTGATCATTTGTCATACTGCCTGGGATATCTTCAAAAATGCTGCCCATGACCTGACTGATGGCTTTGAGGTTCAGACACTTAAGGAATTTGAAGATACAATCAATGATACCCCAGGCGTAAAGTTCACTAAAGATATTAAAGCAAGATTATATGGAAACCAGACAGCAGTAGATGCAACCATTTTCGTTGACTCAAATCTGTCAATCATTCAGGGTCATGCTATATCAGAATTGGTAGAACAACGCTTGTTTGAATACCACAAAATCGGCCATGTCCATATCCATATCGAACCTATTTAA
- a CDS encoding copper resistance D family protein, which translates to MTFYLIVSETILYLSFSILVGAMIFQLVPVNFKPKIEIPRAVYFLSILGIIFASIGPVVQVIFYFIEALGFWETLRSVLFDFEVGKAWMFTSWVGLLLYFMILFNKSKYFQTFLVLLLIIAVGYSSHAASLSFWYGLTSHTIHFLGVVVWTGILLIVSLFSKDVRNWSKFLSWFTPTAILCLILIIVSGFMTMKLVVDPKDYVSSWMLPYGQALLVKHILIIPLLVFAFINGILMKKQAEHPGPSTIKWMRAEGIFITLIFIVTGALGIQSPPHDIESMIKTEGYSQLYKWFHPFLTNDIVQLNVDASFLFGVFLSTILLILMVLSFTRKNMVAGSVVFGLFFVFMAYIVLMTAGH; encoded by the coding sequence ATGACCTTTTATCTAATAGTATCTGAAACTATTTTGTACCTTTCTTTTTCTATTTTAGTTGGAGCTATGATTTTTCAGCTCGTTCCTGTAAATTTTAAACCAAAAATTGAAATTCCAAGAGCAGTATATTTTCTATCGATACTGGGAATCATTTTTGCTTCAATAGGGCCAGTAGTTCAAGTGATTTTCTACTTTATAGAAGCTTTAGGTTTTTGGGAAACATTACGTTCAGTTCTATTTGATTTTGAAGTAGGAAAAGCTTGGATGTTTACTTCATGGGTAGGACTGCTTTTATACTTCATGATTTTATTTAATAAATCCAAGTATTTTCAAACTTTTCTAGTTCTATTGTTAATTATTGCCGTTGGATATTCGAGCCATGCTGCAAGTTTGTCCTTTTGGTATGGCCTGACATCTCACACAATACATTTTCTTGGAGTAGTGGTTTGGACAGGTATATTATTGATTGTTTCTCTATTCTCAAAGGACGTGCGTAACTGGAGTAAATTTTTGTCTTGGTTTACACCTACAGCTATTCTTTGTCTAATTTTAATCATTGTAAGTGGTTTCATGACCATGAAACTGGTTGTGGACCCTAAAGATTATGTCTCTTCTTGGATGCTTCCATATGGACAGGCTTTATTAGTTAAACATATACTTATAATTCCTCTATTAGTTTTTGCATTTATCAATGGAATATTGATGAAAAAACAAGCAGAGCATCCAGGTCCCTCAACAATTAAATGGATGAGAGCAGAGGGCATATTTATAACCTTGATATTTATTGTGACTGGTGCACTGGGAATTCAATCTCCACCGCATGATATAGAATCAATGATTAAAACAGAAGGCTATTCACAGTTGTATAAGTGGTTTCATCCCTTTCTAACTAATGATATAGTACAGTTAAATGTGGATGCCTCCTTTCTTTTTGGAGTATTCTTATCAACCATTTTATTGATTCTAATGGTACTCAGTTTTACTCGTAAAAACATGGTAGCAGGATCCGTGGTATTTGGATTGTTTTTCGTATTTATGGCTTATATCGTACTTATGACGGCAGGTCATTAA
- a CDS encoding heavy metal translocating P-type ATPase, protein MTEALEQNLNAEKTVYRIEGFSUAGCARTFEKNVKHLDGVLDASVNFGASKITVVGNTTIEKLEEAGAFENLKIYPEKGEMKPQKKEPFWKEYSTVLASLLFVVLGYVSQSINGEESLPTIAAFLAAILIGGFSLFKTGLKNLFRLEFDMRTLMTIAIIGAGFIGEWTEGAVVVILFAISEALEKYSMDKARASIRSLMDIAPKEALIRRNGQELLIKVDDIQIGDIMIVKPGQKIAMDGIVVKGYSSVNQAAITGESVPLEKSVDDDVFAGTLNTEGLLEVKVTKRVDDTTIAKIIHLVEEAQAERAPSQAFVDKFAKYYTPAIIVIAALVAIIPPLLFQADWSEWIYQGLAVLVVGCPCALVISTPVAIVTAIGNAARNGVLIKGGVYLEEAGALNAIAFDKTGTLTKGVPAVTDYVMLDNEQKENELLSIIAALEYNSQHPLASAIIKKAEEKEISFKDLVVEDFSSITGKGIKGTINGLTYFIGNPKLFEELLNQSISSDISKKINELQLQGKTVMVVGTTDSISALIAVADEVRESSRSTIARLHELGIKKTIMLTGDNKGTGNAIGELVGVSDIEAELLPQDKLAFIKKLRDEHGKVAMVGDGVNDAPALASATVGIAMGGAGTDTALETADIALMGDDLKKLPFTIKLSRKALTIIKQNITFSLAIKLIALLLVIPGWLTLWIAIFADMGATLIVTLNGLRLLRVKE, encoded by the coding sequence TTGACTGAGGCTTTAGAACAGAATCTTAATGCAGAGAAGACGGTTTATCGCATCGAAGGATTTTCTTGAGCGGGCTGCGCTAGAACGTTCGAGAAGAACGTAAAGCACCTGGATGGTGTTTTGGATGCAAGTGTAAACTTCGGTGCCTCAAAAATAACGGTGGTTGGAAACACAACGATTGAAAAGCTGGAAGAGGCTGGAGCTTTTGAAAATTTGAAGATCTATCCTGAAAAGGGTGAGATGAAACCACAGAAAAAAGAACCATTCTGGAAGGAATATTCCACAGTTTTGGCTTCATTACTGTTTGTGGTTTTAGGTTATGTCTCTCAGTCTATTAATGGGGAAGAAAGTCTGCCAACGATCGCGGCTTTTCTGGCAGCCATCTTAATTGGAGGATTTTCTTTATTTAAAACGGGTTTGAAAAATCTTTTCCGGTTAGAGTTCGACATGCGAACTCTCATGACGATTGCCATTATCGGTGCTGGCTTTATCGGCGAATGGACTGAGGGTGCAGTAGTTGTTATCTTATTTGCAATCTCTGAGGCGCTTGAGAAATATTCCATGGATAAGGCTCGGGCTTCGATTCGTTCATTAATGGATATCGCGCCAAAAGAAGCACTCATCCGTCGTAATGGTCAGGAACTATTGATTAAAGTAGATGATATCCAAATCGGTGATATCATGATCGTGAAGCCAGGTCAAAAAATTGCTATGGACGGAATTGTCGTTAAAGGATATTCATCCGTTAACCAGGCAGCAATTACTGGAGAATCCGTACCGCTGGAAAAATCAGTGGATGATGATGTTTTTGCAGGTACATTGAATACAGAAGGCTTACTGGAAGTCAAAGTAACAAAAAGGGTCGATGATACAACAATTGCGAAAATCATTCACCTAGTAGAAGAAGCCCAAGCGGAGAGAGCACCTTCCCAGGCTTTTGTCGATAAGTTTGCAAAGTATTATACACCGGCCATTATTGTGATTGCTGCACTTGTGGCTATAATCCCGCCGCTTCTATTCCAGGCAGACTGGAGTGAGTGGATTTATCAAGGGCTTGCGGTCCTAGTTGTCGGCTGTCCTTGCGCACTTGTCATTTCGACGCCGGTTGCCATTGTAACTGCAATAGGAAATGCAGCAAGGAATGGAGTATTAATCAAAGGCGGAGTTTATCTTGAGGAAGCGGGTGCGCTTAACGCCATCGCATTTGATAAAACAGGTACTTTAACAAAAGGCGTACCTGCAGTTACTGATTATGTAATGCTTGATAATGAGCAGAAGGAAAATGAGCTGCTGAGTATCATAGCTGCATTAGAATATAATTCTCAGCATCCTCTTGCTTCAGCGATAATAAAAAAAGCAGAGGAAAAAGAAATTTCTTTCAAGGACCTAGTTGTGGAGGATTTTTCATCGATTACGGGAAAAGGGATAAAAGGAACAATAAACGGGTTAACCTACTTTATTGGAAATCCAAAGTTATTTGAAGAGTTGTTAAATCAGAGTATTTCATCTGACATTAGTAAAAAAATTAATGAATTACAGCTTCAAGGAAAAACAGTCATGGTTGTGGGCACTACGGATAGTATATCCGCGTTGATTGCAGTAGCAGATGAAGTTAGGGAAAGCAGCCGTTCCACTATCGCCAGACTCCATGAACTTGGAATAAAGAAGACCATCATGCTGACAGGTGACAATAAAGGGACTGGAAATGCAATTGGTGAATTGGTCGGAGTATCTGACATCGAAGCGGAACTTCTTCCACAGGATAAACTGGCATTTATCAAGAAATTGCGTGATGAACACGGTAAAGTGGCCATGGTTGGAGATGGGGTCAACGATGCACCTGCTCTAGCTTCTGCCACTGTAGGAATCGCCATGGGAGGAGCAGGGACTGATACGGCTCTGGAAACTGCAGACATTGCTTTAATGGGCGATGATCTCAAGAAACTGCCGTTTACTATCAAGTTAAGCAGAAAAGCCTTAACGATCATCAAGCAAAACATTACATTCTCCCTGGCAATCAAGCTTATTGCACTTCTGCTAGTGATACCAGGATGGCTTACCTTATGGATCGCTATATTTGCCGACATGGGGGCTACTCTTATTGTCACTTTAAACGGTTTGCGACTTTTGAGGGTAAAAGAATAA
- a CDS encoding DsbA family protein, protein MVPKNNSFFKMAVIITLVVVVALAALVMINSKSETNPDTTTDKLPPIEGQPTLGVADAPVTVVEFGDYKCPACKAWGEQFFPTLIKDYIDQGKVKFVYINVLFHGEESKVGSAAAEAVYKQSPEGYWQFHKQLFSEQPGADHDSNWLTEEKALEVASTVPGIDLAVLEKDMRSQEIKEELDKDTALVEEFKVEKTPTIMVNDTILEDPFDYELIISLIEEGLKEKQ, encoded by the coding sequence ATGGTTCCAAAAAATAATTCATTCTTTAAAATGGCAGTCATTATAACCCTTGTTGTAGTAGTAGCTCTGGCAGCATTAGTTATGATCAATTCGAAGTCAGAAACAAATCCTGACACAACCACAGACAAATTACCGCCGATCGAAGGGCAGCCTACATTGGGAGTGGCGGATGCGCCAGTTACTGTAGTCGAATTCGGTGATTATAAATGCCCAGCATGCAAAGCCTGGGGAGAACAATTCTTTCCCACATTAATTAAAGATTACATTGACCAGGGAAAAGTGAAATTTGTGTACATCAATGTGCTGTTTCATGGTGAAGAATCTAAAGTGGGATCAGCTGCTGCAGAAGCTGTCTACAAACAGAGTCCTGAAGGTTATTGGCAATTCCATAAACAGTTATTTAGCGAACAACCAGGTGCCGATCATGACTCTAACTGGCTTACAGAGGAAAAGGCATTAGAAGTTGCTTCCACTGTACCAGGGATTGATTTGGCGGTACTGGAAAAAGATATGCGGAGCCAGGAGATAAAAGAGGAGTTGGACAAAGACACTGCACTAGTAGAGGAATTTAAAGTAGAGAAGACTCCAACCATTATGGTGAATGACACGATACTTGAAGATCCTTTTGATTATGAGTTGATCATTTCCTTAATAGAAGAAGGCTTAAAGGAAAAACAATGA
- a CDS encoding disulfide oxidoreductase: MKSVNGEQIYLYLAWVVSLMATLGSLYFSEIAGFIPCELCWYQRILMYPLVLLLGIATFQNDTAVKKFVLPLAVIGWLISLNHYLVQKVPGFAQVKPCVSGVPCTAQYINWFGFITIPFLAFTAFTLIIIFMALLIKRKNR; encoded by the coding sequence ATGAAAAGCGTAAATGGCGAGCAAATCTACCTTTATTTAGCCTGGGTTGTTTCACTGATGGCAACCTTGGGCAGTCTGTATTTCAGTGAAATAGCTGGCTTTATTCCCTGTGAGTTATGCTGGTACCAACGCATTCTTATGTATCCTTTGGTGTTGCTATTAGGAATTGCGACATTTCAAAATGATACAGCTGTAAAAAAATTCGTATTGCCTTTAGCTGTCATAGGTTGGCTGATATCTCTTAATCACTACCTAGTACAAAAGGTTCCTGGATTTGCACAAGTTAAACCTTGTGTCAGTGGTGTTCCATGTACGGCTCAATATATCAATTGGTTTGGTTTTATAACCATACCATTCTTAGCATTCACAGCATTTACTCTTATTATCATTTTTATGGCTCTATTGATTAAGCGCAAGAACCGATGA